Proteins from a single region of Streptomyces spinoverrucosus:
- a CDS encoding phosphatidylinositol mannoside acyltransferase, with amino-acid sequence MSARDTLTDALYGLGWSTVKKLPEPVAARLGNTVADLSWKQRGKGVQRLESNYARVVPDATPERLAELSRAGMRSYLRYWMESFRLPAWSAERVRSGFDPKDLHFLTDGLAAGKGVVLALPHLANWDLAGAWVTTKLGIPFTTVAERLKPETLYDRFVAYRAGLGMEVLPHNGGSAFGTLARRLRDGGLVCLVADRDLSASGVEVRFFGDTARMPAGPALLAQQTGALLLPVTLWYDDSPVMRGRVHPPIEVPQSGTRAEKTSVMTQALADAFASGIADHPEDWHMLQRLWLKDLDPAKGTP; translated from the coding sequence ATGAGCGCTCGGGACACGCTGACGGACGCCCTGTACGGGCTCGGCTGGAGCACGGTGAAGAAGCTCCCCGAGCCGGTGGCCGCACGGCTCGGGAACACCGTGGCCGATCTGTCCTGGAAACAGCGCGGCAAGGGGGTACAGCGGCTGGAGAGCAACTACGCGCGCGTGGTGCCCGACGCCACCCCGGAGCGGCTCGCCGAGCTCTCGCGCGCGGGCATGCGCTCGTATCTGCGCTACTGGATGGAGTCCTTCCGGCTCCCCGCCTGGAGCGCCGAGCGCGTCAGGAGCGGCTTCGACCCCAAGGACCTGCACTTCCTCACCGACGGCCTGGCCGCCGGCAAGGGCGTCGTCCTGGCGCTGCCGCACCTGGCCAACTGGGATCTGGCCGGCGCCTGGGTCACCACCAAACTGGGCATCCCCTTCACCACGGTCGCCGAGCGCCTGAAGCCGGAGACGCTCTACGACCGTTTCGTCGCCTACCGCGCGGGCCTCGGCATGGAGGTCCTCCCGCACAACGGCGGCTCCGCCTTCGGCACCCTGGCCCGGCGGCTGCGCGACGGCGGCCTGGTCTGCCTGGTCGCCGACCGCGACCTGTCCGCCTCCGGCGTCGAGGTGCGGTTCTTCGGCGACACCGCGCGGATGCCGGCCGGACCGGCCCTGCTGGCCCAGCAGACCGGCGCGCTGCTGCTGCCGGTGACGCTCTGGTACGACGACTCACCCGTCATGCGCGGCCGGGTGCACCCCCCGATCGAGGTACCCCAGTCAGGTACCCGGGCCGAGAAGACGTCTGTCATGACACAGGCCCTGGCGGACGCCTTCGCCTCGGGGATCGCCGACCATCCGGAGGACTGGCACATGCTGCAGCGGTTGTGGCTCAAGGACCTCGACCCCGCGAAGGGGACCCCGTGA
- a CDS encoding potassium channel family protein → MDDDSLQARWERHTELPLTLASLLFLAAYAVRVLGHPLPAVWSDLCLVVLLAAWAFFAVDYAVRWRLSGRGPSFVPTHWLDTVVLVFPLLRPLRIVKLYEAVRRRAGQARLTLHARVIFYAGMSSVLLGFTGALSVYHHERGAPGATMRTFGDAVWWTCSTLATVGYGDIAPVTPMGRLIAVGVMVCGLALLGAVTGSFASWLVQVFSQEEDERPPGG, encoded by the coding sequence ATGGACGACGACAGCCTCCAGGCCCGCTGGGAGCGCCACACCGAGCTTCCCCTGACGCTCGCGTCACTGCTGTTCCTCGCCGCCTACGCGGTCCGCGTCCTCGGCCACCCGCTCCCCGCCGTCTGGTCCGACCTGTGCCTCGTCGTGCTGCTCGCCGCCTGGGCATTCTTCGCCGTCGACTACGCGGTCCGCTGGCGACTCAGCGGGCGCGGCCCGAGCTTCGTGCCGACGCACTGGCTCGACACCGTGGTCCTCGTCTTCCCGCTGCTGCGGCCGTTGCGGATCGTCAAGCTGTACGAGGCCGTGCGGCGGCGGGCCGGCCAGGCGCGGCTGACGCTGCACGCGCGCGTGATCTTCTACGCCGGGATGTCCTCCGTGCTGCTCGGCTTCACCGGGGCCCTCTCCGTCTATCACCACGAGCGCGGGGCGCCCGGCGCCACCATGCGGACCTTCGGGGACGCCGTGTGGTGGACCTGCTCGACCCTCGCGACGGTCGGCTACGGCGACATCGCACCGGTGACACCGATGGGCCGCCTGATCGCCGTCGGGGTCATGGTCTGCGGGCTGGCACTGCTGGGCGCGGTCACCGGGTCGTTCGCGTCGTGGCTGGTCCAGGTGTTCTCCCAGGAGGAGGACGAAAGGCCCCCGGGAGGCTGA
- the pdxS gene encoding pyridoxal 5'-phosphate synthase lyase subunit PdxS, whose translation MSSTLSENQAPETGTARVKRGMAEQLKGGVIMDVVTPEQAKIAEDAGAVAVMALERVPADIRKDGGVARMSDPDMIEGIIEAVSIPVMAKSRIGHFVEAQVLQSLGVDYIDESEVLTPADEVNHSDKWAFTTPFVCGATNLGEALRRIAEGAAMIRSKGEAGTGNVVEAVRHLRQIKNEIARLRGYDNHELYAAAKELRAPYELVKEVAELGKLPVVLFSAGGVATPADAALMRQLGAEGVFVGSGIFKSGDPAKRAAAIVKATTFYDDPKIIADASRNLGEAMVGINCDTLPETERYANRGW comes from the coding sequence GTGTCCAGCACGCTCTCCGAGAACCAGGCCCCCGAGACCGGCACCGCCCGCGTGAAGCGCGGCATGGCCGAGCAGCTCAAGGGTGGCGTGATCATGGATGTCGTCACGCCGGAACAGGCCAAGATCGCCGAGGACGCGGGCGCCGTCGCCGTCATGGCCCTGGAGCGGGTCCCGGCCGACATCCGCAAGGACGGCGGCGTGGCCCGGATGTCCGACCCGGACATGATCGAGGGCATCATCGAGGCCGTCTCGATCCCGGTCATGGCCAAGTCCCGCATCGGCCACTTCGTCGAGGCCCAGGTCCTGCAGTCGCTCGGCGTCGACTACATCGACGAGTCCGAGGTCCTCACCCCGGCCGACGAGGTCAACCACTCCGACAAGTGGGCCTTCACCACCCCGTTCGTCTGCGGCGCCACCAACCTCGGTGAGGCCCTGCGCCGGATCGCCGAGGGCGCGGCCATGATCCGCTCCAAGGGCGAGGCCGGCACCGGCAACGTCGTCGAGGCCGTCCGCCACCTGCGCCAGATCAAGAACGAGATCGCCCGCCTGCGCGGCTACGACAACCACGAGCTGTACGCCGCCGCCAAGGAGCTGCGCGCCCCGTACGAGCTGGTCAAGGAGGTCGCCGAGCTCGGCAAGCTGCCGGTCGTGCTGTTCTCCGCCGGTGGTGTGGCCACCCCGGCCGACGCCGCGCTGATGCGCCAGCTCGGCGCCGAGGGCGTCTTCGTCGGCTCGGGCATCTTCAAGTCCGGCGACCCGGCCAAGCGTGCCGCCGCCATCGTGAAGGCCACCACCTTCTACGACGACCCGAAGATCATCGCGGACGCGTCCCGCAACCTCGGCGAGGCCATGGTCGGCATCAACTGCGACACCCTCCCCGAGACCGAGCGCTACGCCAACCGCGGCTGGTAA
- a CDS encoding HIT family protein — MLPCMTSEPEQQIGVGTQDAFQRLWTPHRMAYIQGENKPTGPGADDGCPFCSIPAKSDEDGLVVQRGAQVYAVLNLYPYNGGHLMVVPYRHVADYTDLTEPETAELAALTKQAMTALRTASGAHGFNIGMNQGSVAGAGIAAHLHQHIVPRWGGDTNFMPVVGHTRVLPQLLADTRKMLAEAWPTA, encoded by the coding sequence ATGCTGCCTTGCATGACGAGTGAGCCGGAGCAGCAGATCGGAGTGGGGACGCAGGACGCGTTCCAGCGCCTGTGGACGCCCCACCGGATGGCGTACATCCAGGGCGAGAACAAGCCGACCGGTCCGGGGGCCGACGACGGCTGCCCCTTCTGCTCGATCCCGGCGAAGTCCGACGAGGACGGACTGGTCGTCCAGCGCGGTGCGCAGGTGTACGCGGTGCTGAACCTGTATCCGTACAACGGCGGCCACCTCATGGTCGTGCCCTACCGCCATGTCGCCGACTACACGGACCTCACCGAGCCCGAGACCGCGGAGCTGGCCGCGCTGACCAAGCAGGCGATGACGGCACTGCGCACCGCGTCGGGCGCCCATGGGTTCAACATCGGCATGAACCAGGGCTCGGTCGCCGGCGCGGGCATCGCCGCGCACCTGCACCAGCACATCGTGCCGCGCTGGGGCGGCGACACGAACTTCATGCCGGTCGTGGGGCACACGCGTGTGCTGCCGCAGCTGCTGGCCGACACGCGCAAGATGCTCGCGGAGGCCTGGCCGACGGCGTGA
- a CDS encoding elongation factor G-like protein EF-G2, translating into MGDKTNAHPGAAGRAVAADHPTSVRNVVLVGHSGAGKTTLVEALALTAGAVNRAGRVEDGGTVSDYDEIEHRQQRSVQLSLVPVEWNGIKVNVLDTPGYADFVGELRAGLRAADAALFVVSASDGVDGSTRMVWEECAAVGMPRAIVVTHLEAARADFEEMTRVCAEAFGADDPDAVLPLYLPLHGPQAPDGHAPVTGLIGLLSQKLFDYSTGERKESEPGEDQLPLIEEARNRLIEGIIAESEDETLMDRYLGGEQIDVKTLVDDLERAVARGTFFPVLAAAPAADGARQGIGTVELLELVTGGFPTPLEHAQPQVTTIDGRARELKPCDPDGPLVAEVVRTSSDPYVGRVSLVRVFSGTLRPDETVHVSGHGLADRGHEDHDVDERIGAVSTPFGKQQRPVSHCVAGDLACVAKLNRAETGDTLSAKDDPLLMEPWDMPDPLLPLAIQAHSKPDEDKLSQGLARLVAEDPTMRLEQNQDTHQVVLWCLGEAHADVALERLRSRYGVQVDVVPHKVSLRETFATRAGGRGRHVKQSGGHGQYAICEIEVEPLPGGSGIEFVDKVVGGAVPRQFIPSVEKGVRAQAAKGVAAGHALVDVRVTLLDGKAHSVDSSDAAFQTAGALALREAAADAKIHLLEPVAEVSVLVGDDYVGAVMSDLSGRRGRVLGTEQTAGGRTLVRAEVPEIEIGRYAVDLRSLSHGTARFNRRYARHEPMPPQVAERLRKQEQEAS; encoded by the coding sequence ATGGGCGACAAGACCAACGCACACCCCGGAGCCGCCGGCAGGGCAGTGGCGGCCGACCACCCCACGTCCGTACGGAATGTGGTGCTGGTCGGCCACTCCGGAGCGGGGAAGACAACACTGGTGGAAGCCCTCGCACTGACCGCTGGGGCGGTGAACCGGGCGGGCCGTGTGGAAGACGGCGGCACCGTCTCCGACTACGACGAGATCGAGCACCGGCAGCAGCGCTCGGTGCAGCTCTCCCTGGTGCCGGTCGAGTGGAACGGCATCAAGGTCAACGTTCTCGACACCCCCGGCTACGCGGACTTCGTCGGGGAACTGCGGGCCGGTCTGCGAGCGGCGGACGCGGCCCTCTTCGTCGTCTCGGCCTCGGACGGCGTGGACGGCTCGACTCGCATGGTGTGGGAGGAGTGCGCGGCCGTCGGCATGCCGCGCGCCATCGTCGTGACGCACCTGGAGGCCGCCCGCGCGGACTTCGAGGAGATGACGCGGGTCTGCGCGGAGGCCTTCGGCGCCGACGACCCCGACGCCGTCCTGCCGCTGTATCTGCCGCTGCACGGCCCGCAGGCGCCGGACGGGCACGCCCCCGTGACCGGGCTGATCGGGCTGCTGTCGCAGAAGCTGTTCGACTACTCGACCGGCGAGCGCAAGGAGTCCGAGCCGGGCGAGGACCAGCTGCCGCTGATCGAGGAGGCCCGCAACCGGCTGATCGAGGGGATCATCGCGGAGAGCGAGGACGAGACCCTCATGGACCGCTATCTCGGCGGGGAGCAGATCGACGTCAAGACGCTCGTGGACGACCTGGAGCGGGCTGTCGCGCGCGGGACGTTCTTCCCCGTCCTGGCCGCCGCCCCCGCCGCCGACGGCGCCCGGCAGGGCATCGGCACGGTCGAGCTGCTGGAGCTGGTCACCGGAGGGTTCCCGACCCCGCTGGAGCATGCCCAGCCCCAGGTCACCACCATCGACGGCAGGGCGCGGGAACTGAAACCCTGCGACCCCGACGGACCGCTGGTCGCGGAGGTCGTGCGGACCTCGTCCGACCCGTACGTCGGCCGTGTCTCGCTCGTGCGCGTCTTCTCCGGGACCCTGCGCCCGGACGAGACCGTCCATGTCTCCGGGCACGGACTGGCGGACCGGGGCCACGAGGACCACGACGTCGACGAACGCATCGGTGCCGTGTCCACGCCGTTCGGAAAGCAACAGCGTCCGGTGTCGCACTGCGTCGCGGGTGACCTCGCCTGCGTGGCGAAGCTGAACCGCGCGGAGACCGGCGACACCCTCTCCGCCAAGGACGACCCGCTCCTGATGGAGCCCTGGGACATGCCCGACCCACTGCTGCCGCTCGCCATCCAGGCGCACAGCAAACCGGACGAGGACAAGCTCTCCCAGGGCCTGGCCCGGCTGGTCGCCGAGGACCCGACCATGCGGCTGGAGCAGAACCAGGACACCCACCAGGTGGTCCTGTGGTGCCTGGGCGAGGCCCACGCGGACGTCGCCCTCGAACGGCTGCGCAGCCGGTACGGCGTCCAGGTCGACGTCGTTCCGCACAAGGTCTCCCTGCGGGAGACGTTCGCGACCAGGGCCGGCGGGCGCGGCCGGCATGTGAAGCAGTCCGGCGGGCACGGGCAGTACGCCATCTGCGAGATCGAGGTGGAGCCGCTGCCCGGCGGCTCGGGCATCGAGTTCGTCGACAAGGTCGTCGGCGGCGCGGTGCCACGGCAGTTCATCCCGTCGGTGGAGAAGGGCGTCCGCGCGCAGGCCGCGAAGGGAGTCGCCGCGGGGCACGCGCTGGTCGACGTGCGGGTCACGCTGCTGGACGGCAAGGCGCACTCCGTGGACTCCTCGGACGCCGCGTTCCAGACGGCGGGCGCGCTCGCGCTGCGGGAGGCCGCCGCCGACGCGAAGATCCATCTGCTGGAGCCGGTGGCCGAGGTGAGCGTGCTGGTCGGCGACGACTACGTGGGCGCGGTGATGAGCGACCTGTCGGGGCGGCGCGGCCGGGTGCTGGGCACCGAGCAGACGGCCGGCGGGCGCACCCTCGTACGCGCCGAGGTGCCCGAGATCGAGATCGGGCGGTACGCCGTCGATCTGCGCTCGCTGTCGCACGGGACGGCACGGTTCAACCGGCGCTACGCACGGCACGAGCCGATGCCCCCTCAAGTCGCCGAGCGCCTGAGGAAACAGGAGCAGGAGGCTTCCTGA
- a CDS encoding YebC/PmpR family DNA-binding transcriptional regulator, with amino-acid sequence MSGHSKWATTKHKKAVIDAKRGKLFAKLIKNIEVAARMGGVDLEGNPTLYDAVQKAKKQSVPNKNIDSAIKRGGGLEAGGADYETIMYEGYGPNGVAVLIECLTDNRNRAASDVRVAMTRNGGSMADPGSVSYMFSRKGVVIVPKGELTEDDVLTAVLDAGAEEVNDLGESFEVISEATDLVAVRTALQEAGIDYDSADSSFVPSVQVELDEEGAKKIFKLIDALEDSDDVQNVFANFDVSDEIMEKVEA; translated from the coding sequence ATGTCCGGCCACTCTAAATGGGCCACGACGAAGCACAAGAAGGCCGTGATCGATGCCAAGCGCGGCAAGCTCTTCGCGAAGCTGATCAAGAACATCGAGGTCGCGGCGCGGATGGGCGGCGTGGACCTCGAAGGCAACCCGACGCTCTACGACGCCGTCCAGAAGGCCAAGAAGCAGTCGGTCCCGAACAAGAACATCGACTCCGCGATCAAGCGCGGTGGCGGCCTCGAAGCCGGTGGCGCCGACTACGAGACGATCATGTACGAGGGCTACGGCCCCAACGGCGTTGCCGTGCTCATCGAGTGCCTCACGGACAACCGCAACCGTGCCGCCTCCGACGTCCGCGTCGCCATGACCCGCAACGGCGGCTCCATGGCCGACCCGGGCTCGGTGTCATACATGTTCAGCCGCAAGGGCGTCGTCATCGTCCCCAAGGGCGAGCTGACCGAGGATGACGTCCTGACCGCCGTCCTGGACGCCGGTGCCGAGGAGGTCAACGACCTTGGCGAGTCCTTCGAGGTCATCAGCGAGGCCACCGACCTGGTCGCGGTCCGCACCGCCCTCCAGGAGGCCGGCATCGACTACGACTCCGCCGACTCCAGCTTCGTGCCGTCCGTCCAGGTCGAGCTCGACGAGGAGGGCGCCAAGAAGATCTTCAAGCTGATCGACGCGCTGGAGGACAGCGACGACGTGCAGAACGTCTTCGCCAACTTCGACGTGTCCGACGAGATCATGGAGAAGGTCGAGGCGTAA
- a CDS encoding glycosyltransferase family 4 protein, whose protein sequence is MRIGIVCPYSWDVPGGVQFHIRDLAEYFIRLGHEVSVLAPADDDTPLPPYVVSAGRAVPVPYNGSVARLNFGFLSAARVRRWLHDGAFDVIHIHEPASPSLGLLACWAAQGPIVATFHTSNPRSRAMIAAYAILQAALEKISARIAVSEYARRTLVEHLGGDAVVIPNGVDVDFFARAEPNPDWQGDTIGFVGRIDEPRKGLPVLMRALPRILAERPQTRLLVAGRGDEQQAVESLPAELRSRVEFLGMVSDEDKARFLRSVDVYVAPNTGGESFGIILVEAMSAGAPVLASDLDAFAQVLDQGAAGELFANEDADALAEAALRLLDDPVRREKLRERGSAHVRRFDWSTVGADILSVYETVTDGTAAVAADDRPLGLWGRFGLARD, encoded by the coding sequence GTGAGGATCGGCATCGTCTGCCCGTACTCCTGGGATGTGCCAGGTGGCGTCCAATTCCACATCCGGGACCTGGCCGAGTACTTCATCCGCCTCGGGCACGAGGTGTCCGTCCTCGCCCCCGCCGACGACGACACCCCGCTCCCGCCGTACGTCGTCTCGGCGGGCCGCGCGGTGCCGGTGCCGTACAACGGCTCGGTGGCCCGGCTGAACTTCGGCTTCCTGTCGGCGGCCCGGGTACGCCGCTGGCTGCACGACGGCGCCTTCGACGTGATCCACATCCACGAACCGGCGTCCCCGTCCCTGGGCCTGCTGGCCTGCTGGGCCGCGCAGGGCCCGATCGTCGCCACCTTCCACACCTCCAACCCCCGCTCGCGCGCGATGATCGCCGCGTACGCGATCCTCCAGGCCGCGCTGGAGAAGATCAGCGCCCGGATCGCGGTCAGCGAGTACGCCCGCCGCACCCTGGTCGAGCACCTCGGCGGGGACGCCGTGGTGATCCCCAACGGCGTCGACGTCGACTTCTTCGCCAGGGCCGAGCCCAACCCCGACTGGCAGGGCGACACCATCGGCTTCGTCGGCCGGATCGACGAGCCCCGCAAGGGCCTGCCGGTGCTGATGCGGGCGCTGCCCAGGATCCTCGCCGAGCGGCCGCAGACGCGGCTGCTGGTCGCGGGCCGCGGGGACGAACAGCAGGCCGTCGAGTCGCTGCCCGCCGAGCTGCGCTCCAGGGTGGAGTTCCTCGGCATGGTGAGCGACGAGGACAAGGCCCGCTTCCTGCGCAGCGTCGACGTGTACGTGGCACCCAACACCGGCGGCGAGAGCTTCGGGATCATCCTGGTCGAGGCGATGTCGGCGGGCGCGCCGGTGCTGGCCTCGGACCTGGACGCCTTCGCGCAGGTACTCGACCAGGGCGCGGCGGGGGAGCTGTTCGCCAACGAGGACGCGGACGCGCTCGCCGAGGCGGCGCTGCGGCTGCTGGACGACCCGGTGCGCCGGGAGAAGCTGCGCGAGCGCGGCAGCGCGCATGTGCGCCGGTTCGACTGGTCGACCGTCGGCGCGGACATCCTGTCGGTGTACGAGACGGTGACGGACGGCACCGCCGCGGTCGCCGCCGACGACCGTCCCCTGGGACTGTGGGGGCGGTTCGGGCTGGCCCGCGACTGA
- the pgsA gene encoding phosphatidylinositol phosphate synthase, whose protein sequence is MGQPTASRGRAAPATLGKAMLNKYARAFFTRVLTPFAAFLIRRGVSPDTVTLIGTAGVMAGALVFYPRGEFFWGTVVITLFVFSDLVDGNMARQLGRTSRWGAFLDSTLDRVADGAIFGGFALWYAGGGDDLVLCAVSIFCLASGQVVSYTKARGESIGLPVAVNGLVERAERLVISLVAAGLAGLHAFGVPGIDVLLPIALWLVAVGSLITLIQRVVTVRRESAEAEAAERPNADNASQGRETAK, encoded by the coding sequence ATGGGCCAGCCGACGGCCAGCAGGGGCCGCGCGGCGCCAGCGACCCTCGGGAAGGCCATGCTGAACAAGTACGCGCGTGCATTCTTCACGCGTGTCCTCACACCGTTCGCCGCGTTTCTCATCCGCCGGGGCGTGAGCCCGGACACGGTCACGCTGATCGGCACCGCGGGCGTGATGGCGGGCGCGCTGGTCTTCTACCCCCGGGGCGAGTTCTTCTGGGGCACGGTCGTCATCACCCTGTTCGTCTTCTCCGACCTCGTCGACGGCAACATGGCCCGCCAGCTGGGCCGCACGAGCCGCTGGGGCGCCTTCCTGGACTCCACCCTGGACCGGGTCGCCGACGGCGCCATCTTCGGCGGGTTCGCCCTCTGGTACGCCGGTGGCGGGGACGACCTCGTGCTGTGCGCCGTCTCGATCTTCTGCCTGGCCAGCGGCCAGGTGGTGTCGTACACCAAGGCGCGCGGCGAGTCGATCGGACTGCCGGTCGCGGTCAACGGGCTCGTCGAGCGCGCCGAGCGCCTGGTGATCTCGCTGGTCGCCGCGGGGCTCGCGGGGCTGCACGCGTTCGGCGTGCCGGGCATCGACGTGCTGCTGCCGATCGCCCTGTGGCTGGTCGCCGTGGGCAGCCTGATCACGCTGATCCAGCGGGTCGTCACGGTCCGCCGGGAGTCCGCCGAGGCGGAGGCGGCGGAGCGCCCGAACGCCGACAATGCCTCTCAGGGGAGGGAGACGGCGAAATGA
- the pdxT gene encoding pyridoxal 5'-phosphate synthase glutaminase subunit PdxT has protein sequence MTEAPVIGVLALQGDVREHLVALAAADAVARPVRRLEELAEVDGLVIPGGESTTISKLAILFGVMEPLRARVRDGMPVYGTCAGMIMLADKILDPRSGQETVGGIDMIVRRNAFGRQNESFEAAVDVKGVPGDPVEGVFIRAPWVESVGAQAEVLAEHDGHIVAVRQGNALATSFHPELTGDHRMHGLFVDMVRANRTAESL, from the coding sequence ATGACGGAAGCACCTGTGATCGGCGTCCTGGCCCTCCAGGGCGACGTACGGGAGCACCTCGTCGCCCTGGCCGCGGCCGACGCCGTGGCCAGGCCGGTGCGGCGCCTCGAGGAGCTCGCCGAGGTCGACGGCCTGGTCATCCCCGGCGGCGAGTCCACCACCATCTCCAAGCTGGCCATCCTGTTCGGCGTGATGGAGCCCCTCCGCGCGCGCGTGCGGGACGGCATGCCCGTCTACGGCACCTGCGCGGGCATGATCATGCTGGCCGACAAGATCCTCGACCCGCGTTCGGGCCAGGAGACTGTCGGCGGCATCGACATGATCGTGCGCCGCAACGCCTTCGGGCGTCAGAACGAGTCCTTCGAAGCGGCGGTCGACGTCAAGGGCGTCCCGGGCGATCCTGTGGAGGGCGTCTTCATCCGCGCCCCCTGGGTCGAGTCCGTCGGTGCCCAGGCCGAGGTGCTCGCCGAGCACGACGGCCACATCGTCGCGGTCCGCCAGGGCAACGCGCTCGCCACGTCGTTCCACCCGGAACTGACCGGCGACCACCGCATGCACGGCCTGTTCGTGGACATGGTGCGCGCCAACCGGACAGCGGAGTCCTTGTAG
- the ruvC gene encoding crossover junction endodeoxyribonuclease RuvC yields the protein MRVLGVDPGLTRCGVGVVEGVAGRPLTMLGVGVVRTPVDADLGHRLVAIEQGIEQWLDEHRPEFVAVERVFSQHNVRTVMGTAQASAVAMLCAARRGIPVALHTPSEVKAAVTGTGRADKAQVGAMVTRLLRLDAPPKPADAADALALAICHIWRAPAQNRLQQAVALHTARATASKGRTA from the coding sequence GTGCGCGTACTGGGGGTGGACCCGGGACTGACCCGGTGCGGTGTCGGCGTCGTGGAGGGGGTCGCGGGGCGGCCGCTCACGATGCTCGGCGTCGGCGTCGTGCGTACGCCCGTCGACGCGGACCTCGGCCATCGCCTGGTCGCGATCGAGCAGGGCATCGAGCAGTGGCTCGACGAGCACCGGCCCGAATTCGTCGCCGTGGAGCGGGTGTTCAGCCAGCACAACGTGCGCACGGTGATGGGCACGGCCCAGGCCAGCGCCGTCGCCATGCTCTGTGCGGCCCGCCGCGGCATCCCCGTCGCCCTGCACACGCCCAGCGAGGTCAAGGCCGCCGTCACCGGCACCGGACGCGCCGACAAGGCGCAGGTCGGCGCCATGGTCACCCGGCTGCTGCGGCTCGACGCACCGCCGAAACCGGCCGACGCCGCCGACGCCCTCGCGCTCGCCATCTGCCACATCTGGCGCGCCCCCGCCCAGAACCGCCTCCAGCAGGCCGTCGCCCTGCACACCGCAAGAGCAACCGCATCGAAAGGCCGTACGGCATGA
- the ruvA gene encoding Holliday junction branch migration protein RuvA yields the protein MIAFVSGTVAALAPDAAVVEVGGVGMAVQCTPNTLSTLRVGRPAKLATSLVVREDSLTLYGFADDDERQVFELLQTASGVGPRLAQAMLAVHTPDALRRAVATGDEKALTAVPGIGKKGAQKLLLELRDRLGEPIGAPAVGAPVSTGWRDQLHAALIGLGYATREADEAVAAVAPQAEAAEGTPQVGQLLKAALQTLNRAR from the coding sequence ATGATCGCCTTCGTCAGCGGCACGGTCGCCGCCCTCGCTCCCGACGCCGCGGTGGTCGAGGTCGGCGGCGTCGGCATGGCCGTCCAGTGCACGCCCAACACACTGTCGACGCTCCGCGTCGGCCGGCCCGCCAAGCTCGCCACCTCCCTCGTCGTACGCGAGGACTCCCTGACGCTGTACGGCTTCGCGGACGACGACGAGCGGCAGGTCTTCGAGCTGCTCCAGACCGCGAGCGGGGTCGGCCCCCGGCTCGCCCAGGCCATGCTCGCCGTGCACACCCCGGACGCGCTGCGCCGTGCCGTGGCGACGGGCGACGAGAAGGCGCTCACCGCCGTCCCCGGCATCGGCAAGAAGGGCGCCCAGAAGCTGCTGCTGGAGCTGAGGGACCGCCTGGGCGAGCCGATCGGCGCCCCCGCGGTCGGCGCACCGGTCAGCACCGGCTGGCGCGACCAGTTGCACGCCGCCCTGATCGGCCTGGGGTACGCGACCCGCGAGGCCGACGAGGCGGTCGCCGCGGTCGCGCCCCAGGCCGAGGCCGCCGAGGGCACACCCCAGGTGGGCCAGTTGCTGAAGGCGGCCCTGCAGACTCTCAACAGAGCGCGCTGA